Proteins encoded by one window of Deinococcus yavapaiensis KR-236:
- the dndC gene encoding DNA phosphorothioation system sulfurtransferase DndC, translating into MTTLSAFDARPLVAQLEDVRAAYLADERPWVLGYSGGKDSTAALHLVWRALEGVPRERRTKDVVVVASDTGVEAPMVTARLDDSLACVERAARAAALPIRTCRVTPTLEDSFWVNLIGKGYAAPSVKFRWCTERLKIRPTNRFIVEQVRASGEVILILGSRRAESATRAQVLALHRQKGGPFSRHSTLRGALIYPPIEAWSDDDVWSYLLQDPCPWGGDHRDLVALYRGARGGECPLVVDTRTSSCGGGRFGCWVCTVVERDRSMEALVDAGADWMEPLLALRDFLSSTQDPARKRELRETRRRNGRVKIARDGGHVPGPYRLKVCRDVLRRVLEAQEAVRRTGPDPTMTLISDAELHEIRRVWREERHDWEDALPGLVRAATGRAFCLSLEDTPHFSADDDAKLRAAGERHGVPVELLRALIDLERFASPHEGSEAREGALKQLLARDWWTSEDA; encoded by the coding sequence ACGTCCGTGGGTTCTGGGGTACAGCGGCGGAAAGGACTCTACCGCGGCGCTGCACCTCGTGTGGCGCGCGTTGGAAGGCGTGCCGCGCGAGCGGCGCACGAAGGACGTCGTCGTCGTCGCGTCTGACACGGGCGTGGAGGCGCCGATGGTCACGGCGCGCCTGGACGATTCGCTCGCGTGCGTTGAGCGCGCCGCGCGCGCCGCTGCTCTTCCGATTCGCACGTGTCGCGTCACGCCCACCCTCGAGGACAGCTTCTGGGTGAACCTCATCGGCAAAGGCTACGCGGCGCCGAGCGTGAAGTTTCGGTGGTGCACGGAACGCCTCAAAATTCGCCCGACCAACCGCTTCATCGTGGAGCAAGTGCGGGCCAGTGGCGAAGTGATCTTAATTCTCGGGTCGCGCCGCGCGGAAAGCGCGACTCGCGCCCAGGTCCTCGCGCTGCATCGACAGAAGGGTGGGCCTTTTTCGCGGCACTCCACCTTGCGCGGCGCACTAATTTACCCCCCCATTGAAGCATGGAGCGACGACGACGTGTGGTCGTACCTTCTGCAAGACCCCTGCCCATGGGGCGGCGATCACCGTGATCTCGTGGCGTTGTATCGTGGGGCGCGCGGCGGAGAGTGCCCGTTGGTGGTAGACACCCGCACCTCTTCGTGCGGCGGAGGTCGGTTCGGGTGCTGGGTATGCACGGTCGTGGAACGCGACCGCAGCATGGAAGCCCTCGTGGACGCCGGAGCGGACTGGATGGAGCCGCTGCTGGCGTTGCGTGACTTCTTGTCCTCCACCCAAGACCCGGCGCGCAAACGCGAGCTGCGCGAAACGCGGCGCCGCAACGGCCGCGTGAAAATCGCGCGCGACGGCGGCCATGTGCCCGGTCCATACCGCCTGAAAGTGTGCCGCGACGTGTTGCGCCGCGTGCTCGAAGCACAAGAAGCCGTGCGGCGCACCGGCCCGGACCCCACCATGACGCTGATCAGCGACGCGGAACTGCACGAAATTCGCCGGGTGTGGCGCGAGGAACGCCACGATTGGGAAGACGCCTTGCCTGGCCTCGTGCGCGCCGCGACCGGCCGCGCCTTCTGCCTCTCTCTCGAAGACACGCCGCACTTCTCCGCGGACGACGACGCGAAGCTGCGCGCCGCGGGCGAGCGGCACGGGGTGCCCGTCGAGCTCCTGCGCGCCCTGATCGACTTGGAGCGCTTCGCTTCCCCACACGAAGGCAGCGAGGCGCGCGAAGGTGCCCTCAAACAGCTGCTCGCGCGCGATTGGTGGACTTCCGAGGACGCCTGA
- the dndD gene encoding DNA sulfur modification protein DndD, producing MLLHALELRNFGPFAGTHRLDLRPRSPDRPIVLIGGGNGTGKTSILEALRLCLWGDRAHDRSWTAEEYAVHLRRCLHRPPDGPAASCGGVTVEFEHTRGAMTRVYAVRRDWTAHSRGVREELSVTCDGQVLEGANARSWPRFARDLVPDGLDAAMLFDGERLQAFASDDGAAFARAARALFGLTALDRARDALRTHARREAARAPDELGGAWDGLQAERDRLALRERRSGDRAARARRQAAIDRAAVRDLEARLMREGRDVQALERERDALQVALEAAEADVRERAGGLAPIGLLADLARLAAGRLEAPAPLGEEARSVLEDVLAQLEDHAWWPDDGTNEAREAVARRLRDHFAPRLRGHGDFFGSDAERARHARRLRDALAEGRAWRAAARELLDLRTAWANVTAELARPDDNEGLEGVRRTLAEARAAVAASEKVLAEAEAEVTAVRDADRRARRALEQLQVRLKQRDARTDCLALAAASLDALTDFAAALQKERATALAAALRECLGALLNKAGAIHDVAVDADTLAIRVLGHADAPSAGERHLQAVAQLWALSRVAKQGCPLVLDTPLARLDMVHRGAIVQRWWPQASVQLIVLTTDTEVDAVALNSVIGSVSHSQRLEFDPIRGSSHGFVGYIDLDGVPSDQR from the coding sequence ATGCTGCTCCACGCCTTGGAACTGCGTAACTTCGGGCCGTTCGCGGGCACGCACCGCCTCGACCTGCGGCCCCGCTCGCCCGACCGACCCATCGTGCTCATCGGCGGAGGCAACGGCACCGGGAAAACGAGCATCCTGGAAGCGTTGCGGCTGTGCCTGTGGGGCGACCGTGCCCATGACCGCTCGTGGACGGCCGAGGAATACGCGGTTCACTTGCGCCGCTGCCTGCACCGCCCCCCGGACGGTCCCGCGGCCTCTTGCGGCGGCGTGACCGTCGAGTTCGAGCACACGCGCGGCGCCATGACGCGCGTGTACGCCGTGAGGCGCGACTGGACCGCGCACTCGCGGGGGGTGCGCGAGGAGCTGAGCGTCACCTGCGACGGGCAAGTGCTCGAAGGCGCGAACGCTCGGTCGTGGCCGCGCTTCGCGCGCGACCTCGTACCCGACGGGCTCGACGCCGCGATGCTCTTCGACGGCGAACGTTTGCAGGCCTTTGCGAGCGACGACGGCGCGGCTTTTGCGCGCGCCGCGCGTGCCCTCTTCGGTCTCACGGCCCTCGACCGGGCGCGCGACGCGCTGCGGACGCACGCGCGCCGCGAAGCCGCGCGCGCGCCCGACGAACTCGGCGGCGCCTGGGACGGGCTGCAGGCGGAACGCGACCGACTCGCGTTGCGCGAGCGGCGCTCGGGCGACCGTGCCGCGCGGGCCCGCCGTCAAGCCGCGATCGACCGCGCGGCCGTGAGGGACCTCGAGGCGCGCCTCATGCGCGAAGGCCGCGACGTGCAGGCGCTGGAACGCGAACGCGACGCGCTTCAAGTCGCCCTTGAAGCCGCCGAAGCGGACGTGCGCGAGCGCGCCGGGGGCCTCGCGCCGATCGGGCTGCTGGCCGACCTCGCTAGGCTCGCTGCGGGACGCCTGGAGGCGCCCGCCCCGCTGGGCGAGGAGGCGCGGAGCGTGCTCGAGGACGTTCTCGCGCAGCTCGAGGACCACGCGTGGTGGCCCGACGACGGAACGAACGAAGCGCGCGAAGCGGTCGCGCGTCGTCTGCGCGATCACTTCGCGCCCCGATTGCGCGGCCACGGGGACTTCTTCGGGAGCGACGCGGAGCGCGCGCGGCACGCGCGGCGCCTGCGCGACGCGCTGGCGGAAGGGCGCGCGTGGCGCGCCGCCGCCCGGGAACTGCTCGACCTCCGCACGGCGTGGGCGAACGTCACGGCGGAGCTGGCGCGTCCGGACGACAACGAGGGCCTCGAGGGCGTGCGGCGGACGTTGGCGGAGGCGCGCGCGGCGGTGGCCGCGTCCGAGAAGGTGTTGGCCGAGGCGGAAGCGGAGGTGACCGCCGTGCGAGACGCGGACCGGCGGGCCCGCCGGGCGTTGGAGCAGCTGCAGGTGCGCCTCAAGCAACGCGACGCCCGCACGGACTGCCTTGCGCTCGCCGCGGCGTCCCTCGACGCCCTCACGGACTTTGCGGCCGCCCTGCAAAAGGAGCGCGCGACGGCGTTGGCGGCGGCGCTGCGCGAGTGCTTGGGCGCCTTGCTAAACAAAGCCGGCGCGATCCACGACGTCGCGGTCGACGCCGACACCCTCGCCATACGTGTGCTCGGCCACGCCGACGCGCCTTCGGCCGGGGAGCGGCACCTGCAAGCCGTTGCGCAACTCTGGGCGTTGTCGCGTGTTGCGAAACAAGGATGTCCCCTTGTGCTTGACACCCCCCTCGCTCGCCTGGATATGGTTCATCGTGGCGCCATCGTGCAGCGCTGGTGGCCGCAGGCGTCTGTGCAGCTGATCGTGCTCACTACAGACACGGAGGTAGATGCCGTAGCGCTAAACAGCGTTATAGGTAGCGTATCGCATTCGCAACGCTTGGAGTTCGATCCGATCCGAGGCTCTTCCCATGGGTTCGTCGGGTACATTGATCTCGACGGGGTTCCGAGCGATCAGCGTTGA
- a CDS encoding ATP-binding protein: protein MTDKNAPSAPVTRRAKPNAPETPVDATPDFPSSRSFFEDTNVLESLRTSEYGFEGGLFEFVDNAIESGAPHVWAGIKTEEKTSTDKNGKKTKTEIVSEVYVVDDGCGMNPKTLHNSLAIGATMRASRRGQSLGIGRFGVGLPLGSISLARRVDVYSRESQNQPFLHTYLDLDEIRAGEQRDIPAPVPAEPPAELAALLQDSSGTIVHLTKCDRLQSDPIKPDKLRRASEVEAGVMNELGRVYRKFIEGGRQIFWNKQRVLLHDPLFVSGPTIFDQPSLDLRAREVDPIVIPLEIPGKPGETADVVVRLSLLPEEWRPEQGAGGWKSNKERHIDDNEGISILRADREVYYGRLPYLLGGGSGQVAYERIDRWWGCEISFPPELDEYFHVRYIKRGAEPVPSLRDKLRERIWLTIKNFRSEIQAVFRKNAPSPFEEQEQPFADAERAFAKASGVLPSGKLGRDVDPEQAQEALEEVASNADVGKGEPKVMEERRKKHLERLQAMPVSIVPVNWPGGSFFESVHAGGKIIVSLNTAHPFYKEVFYPLCGSVEGLTEESDAHMGASTPEQRFARNAMMLILMSFAQAEAFFPKEDQQELINSLRAQWSIALATATKELVKVTGGLGGRE from the coding sequence ATGACCGACAAGAACGCCCCGTCCGCCCCCGTCACCCGCCGCGCCAAGCCGAACGCCCCGGAAACGCCCGTCGACGCGACCCCCGACTTCCCCTCGTCCCGCTCCTTCTTCGAGGACACGAACGTGCTCGAGTCCCTGCGTACGAGCGAGTACGGCTTCGAGGGCGGCCTGTTCGAGTTCGTCGACAACGCCATCGAGTCCGGCGCGCCGCACGTCTGGGCGGGCATCAAGACCGAGGAGAAGACCTCCACCGACAAGAACGGTAAGAAAACCAAGACCGAGATCGTCTCCGAGGTGTACGTCGTCGACGACGGGTGCGGCATGAATCCCAAAACGCTGCACAACAGTCTCGCCATCGGCGCCACCATGCGCGCGTCCCGCCGCGGCCAGTCGCTCGGGATCGGCCGGTTTGGCGTGGGCCTCCCGCTGGGCAGCATCTCCCTCGCGCGCCGCGTCGACGTCTACTCCCGCGAGAGCCAGAATCAGCCCTTCCTGCATACCTACCTCGACCTCGACGAGATCCGTGCGGGAGAACAGCGCGACATCCCCGCCCCCGTGCCCGCCGAGCCGCCCGCCGAGCTCGCGGCCTTGCTGCAGGACAGCTCGGGCACGATCGTGCACCTCACAAAGTGCGACCGCCTGCAGTCGGACCCGATCAAGCCGGACAAGCTGCGGCGCGCCAGCGAGGTCGAAGCCGGCGTGATGAACGAGCTGGGCCGGGTCTACCGGAAGTTCATTGAGGGGGGACGTCAGATCTTCTGGAACAAGCAGCGCGTGCTCTTGCACGACCCGCTCTTCGTGAGCGGCCCGACCATCTTCGACCAGCCCTCGCTGGACTTGCGCGCCCGGGAGGTTGATCCGATCGTGATCCCGCTCGAGATTCCCGGCAAGCCCGGCGAGACAGCGGACGTCGTCGTGCGCTTGAGCCTCCTGCCCGAGGAGTGGCGCCCCGAGCAGGGGGCGGGTGGCTGGAAGTCCAACAAGGAGCGGCACATCGACGACAACGAGGGCATCTCGATCCTGCGCGCGGACCGCGAGGTGTACTACGGTCGTTTGCCCTACCTCCTTGGAGGAGGCTCTGGGCAGGTGGCGTACGAGCGCATCGACCGTTGGTGGGGGTGCGAGATCAGCTTCCCGCCGGAGCTCGACGAGTACTTCCACGTGCGCTACATCAAGCGCGGCGCGGAACCCGTCCCGTCGTTGCGCGACAAGCTCCGCGAGCGCATCTGGCTGACGATCAAGAACTTTCGCAGCGAAATTCAGGCGGTCTTCCGCAAGAATGCCCCGTCGCCGTTTGAGGAGCAGGAGCAGCCCTTCGCGGATGCCGAGCGGGCCTTCGCGAAGGCGAGTGGGGTGCTGCCCAGCGGGAAGCTCGGACGGGATGTGGACCCTGAGCAGGCGCAGGAGGCGCTGGAGGAGGTCGCCTCCAACGCCGACGTCGGCAAGGGCGAGCCCAAGGTGATGGAGGAGCGGCGGAAGAAGCACCTCGAGCGCCTCCAGGCCATGCCCGTGAGTATCGTGCCGGTGAACTGGCCGGGAGGGAGCTTCTTCGAATCGGTCCACGCCGGGGGGAAGATCATCGTCAGCCTCAACACCGCCCACCCCTTTTACAAGGAGGTGTTCTACCCGCTGTGCGGGAGCGTCGAGGGGCTGACGGAGGAGTCCGACGCACACATGGGGGCGTCGACGCCGGAGCAGCGGTTCGCGCGCAACGCGATGATGCTGATCCTGATGAGCTTTGCGCAGGCGGAGGCCTTTTTCCCGAAGGAGGACCAGCAGGAGCTGATCAACTCGTTGCGTGCGCAGTGGTCGATCGCCCTCGCGACGGCCACGAAGGAGCTCGTGAAGGTGACCGGCGGCCTCGGGGGACGCGAGTGA